The following proteins are encoded in a genomic region of Burkholderia stabilis:
- a CDS encoding MFS transporter, which produces MNQSTPPVRSSLFVVFLCFLTLVADGYDLIVYGATVPHLLAEPGWHLSPATAGMIGSWTLVGLMVGLAAAGPLTDRIGRRRLLMAGVLWFSIGSVVCAFATSPTFLGAARFVTGIGMGGVVPSAVALSVEYAPKGRRQLYNALTLTGYSVGGIVSALLAIALLHEHGWRTLYALGACYALILPIMVFLLPESVDFLVERGRMHEARALAARYSLDLDQILRDKDAQRASQGTAQAASGYRLVLSREFRATALLLAFMAFCLQLIVYGLNAWLPQLMRAAGYPLGSSLQFLLVMQFGAVVGMLGGAWLADRVGARRVMFPFLVIGGVSLIALSQKLGATWLMLAVFGAGLGSIGTSSLIYGYIAAHFPTSCRGSALGGAQAVGRFGSILGPMIGGWIVGANLGLQWNFYAFALPAIVAATVVPLIPKAD; this is translated from the coding sequence ATGAATCAATCGACGCCGCCGGTCCGCAGCAGCCTGTTCGTCGTTTTCCTATGCTTCCTGACGCTCGTCGCGGACGGCTACGATCTCATCGTTTACGGCGCGACCGTTCCGCATTTGCTGGCTGAGCCCGGCTGGCACCTGAGCCCCGCCACCGCCGGCATGATCGGCAGCTGGACGCTGGTCGGGCTGATGGTCGGCCTTGCCGCGGCCGGCCCGCTGACCGATCGTATCGGCCGGCGCCGTCTGCTGATGGCGGGCGTGCTGTGGTTCTCCATCGGGTCGGTCGTCTGCGCATTCGCGACGTCCCCTACGTTTCTGGGCGCGGCCCGCTTCGTCACCGGGATCGGCATGGGTGGCGTGGTGCCGTCCGCCGTGGCGCTGTCGGTGGAGTACGCGCCCAAGGGCCGCCGCCAGCTCTACAACGCGCTCACGCTGACCGGCTACTCGGTCGGCGGCATCGTCAGCGCGTTGCTCGCCATCGCGTTGCTTCACGAGCACGGCTGGCGTACGTTGTACGCGCTCGGTGCGTGCTATGCGCTGATCCTGCCGATCATGGTCTTCCTGCTTCCCGAGTCGGTGGATTTCCTGGTCGAGCGCGGCCGCATGCACGAGGCGCGTGCGCTCGCGGCCCGCTATTCGCTCGATCTCGACCAGATCCTGCGCGACAAGGATGCCCAACGCGCGTCGCAAGGTACCGCGCAGGCGGCCAGCGGCTACCGGCTGGTGCTCTCCCGCGAGTTCCGCGCCACTGCGCTGCTGCTCGCGTTCATGGCCTTCTGCCTGCAACTGATCGTCTACGGGCTCAATGCGTGGCTGCCGCAGTTGATGCGGGCGGCCGGTTATCCGCTCGGCTCGTCGCTGCAGTTCCTGCTGGTGATGCAGTTCGGCGCGGTCGTGGGCATGCTCGGTGGCGCGTGGCTGGCCGATCGCGTCGGGGCACGACGCGTCATGTTTCCGTTTCTCGTGATCGGCGGCGTGTCGCTGATCGCGCTGAGCCAGAAGCTCGGCGCCACGTGGCTGATGCTCGCCGTGTTCGGCGCGGGGCTCGGCTCGATCGGCACCAGCAGCCTGATCTACGGGTATATCGCCGCGCATTTCCCGACGTCGTGCCGCGGGTCGGCGCTGGGCGGCGCACAGGCCGTCGGGCGTTTCGGCTCGATCCTCGGGCCGATGATCGGCGGCTGGATCGTCGGCGCCAACCTTGGCCTGCAATGGAATTTCTACGCGTTCGCGCTGCCCGCCATCGTCGCGGCGACGGTCGTGCCGCTGATCCCGAAAGCGGATTGA
- a CDS encoding DUF2889 domain-containing protein, with product MSTHDNAAATEHITREPLHTRYIAFDGFRRSDGLFEIEGHLTDLKSHDFAPPSGARVVPANDPIHDIGLCVVFDLDMVIHAVSTVIRAYPYRECPGGGASLQALVGLRIGAGWSAEVRKRLPPGDTCTHLREILIPLATAAIQTVNPLRSQGLLDATDASGKPLKIDSCYAYGASRELVLQRWPTFHRPDQD from the coding sequence ATGAGTACCCACGACAACGCTGCGGCAACGGAACACATCACACGCGAGCCGCTGCACACCCGATACATCGCATTCGACGGGTTCAGGCGAAGCGACGGCCTCTTCGAAATCGAAGGCCACCTGACGGATCTGAAATCGCACGATTTCGCACCGCCGAGCGGCGCGCGCGTGGTGCCGGCGAACGATCCGATTCACGACATCGGCCTGTGCGTGGTGTTCGACCTCGACATGGTCATCCACGCGGTCAGCACCGTCATTCGCGCCTATCCGTACCGCGAATGCCCGGGCGGCGGCGCGTCGCTGCAAGCGCTGGTGGGGCTGCGCATCGGTGCGGGCTGGAGCGCCGAGGTACGCAAGCGCCTGCCGCCCGGCGACACCTGCACGCATTTGCGGGAAATCCTGATTCCGCTCGCGACCGCGGCCATCCAGACCGTCAACCCGCTGCGTTCGCAAGGCTTGCTCGACGCGACCGACGCCAGCGGGAAACCGCTCAAGATCGACAGTTGCTACGCATACGGTGCGTCGCGCGAACTCGTCCTGCAGCGCTGGCCGACGTTTCACCGGCCGGATCAGGACTAG
- a CDS encoding MmgE/PrpD family protein, with protein sequence MQFPAGADETASAPTDVTRVANGRATDAAALRRLFLDNFIVSLWSATWPWTGQIAHWSRRFAGTRASLVPGDDGPADASVAARVHDTASHRDELDNTHRETPSHPGAAVIPAALAVAAGNEAQMLANVSREIDANRSAG encoded by the coding sequence ATGCAATTCCCCGCCGGCGCCGACGAAACTGCGTCCGCACCGACGGATGTCACGCGCGTGGCAAACGGGCGCGCGACCGATGCCGCGGCACTGCGCCGCCTTTTCCTCGACAACTTCATCGTCTCGCTGTGGAGCGCGACCTGGCCGTGGACCGGCCAGATCGCGCACTGGTCGCGTCGTTTCGCCGGTACGCGCGCAAGCCTGGTGCCCGGTGACGACGGGCCGGCCGACGCATCCGTTGCCGCACGGGTGCACGACACGGCGTCGCACCGCGACGAACTCGACAATACGCATCGCGAGACGCCGAGCCATCCCGGCGCGGCCGTCATTCCCGCGGCGCTGGCCGTGGCGGCCGGAAACGAAGCGCAGATGCTGGCGAATGTCTCGCGCGAGATCGATGCAAACAGGAGTGCGGGATGA
- a CDS encoding LysR family transcriptional regulator has translation MSTFNRLHLIRQVDLFTLKLFLSAVEEQQIGLAAIRENVAASTATKRIQDLEDIAGIKLLERSPKGVAPSPAGEVLVRYIRRIFDNLDDMRSEISSFTDGMRGELSVASARSIIVPFLAREIGDFQRDYPLVDLAVSELENADIVQAVARGDADVGVFAATHELDLGGVDVTPYREDRLIAVVPLGHPLAARASLTTQDLLSENLIVVGAMLGAIKAAARRFGIDFEPKYGVKSAGVAVSLVQAGLGVTVQPECLVSHELFSRVAVMELAEPWAVRRIHIATARGREQGPIARALIRQLLDRPAGDAPAE, from the coding sequence ATGAGTACATTCAATCGCCTGCACCTGATCCGGCAGGTCGATCTGTTTACGCTGAAGCTGTTCCTGTCGGCAGTCGAGGAGCAGCAGATCGGGCTCGCGGCCATCCGCGAGAACGTGGCCGCATCGACCGCGACCAAGCGCATTCAGGATCTCGAGGACATCGCGGGCATCAAGCTGCTGGAACGCAGCCCGAAAGGCGTCGCGCCGAGCCCCGCGGGTGAGGTGCTGGTTCGCTATATCCGCCGGATCTTCGACAACCTCGACGACATGCGTTCCGAGATCTCGTCGTTTACCGACGGCATGCGGGGAGAGCTGTCGGTCGCGTCGGCCCGCTCCATCATCGTGCCGTTTCTCGCGCGCGAGATCGGCGATTTCCAGCGCGACTATCCGCTCGTCGATCTCGCGGTGAGCGAACTCGAGAACGCCGACATCGTGCAGGCCGTCGCGCGCGGCGACGCGGACGTCGGCGTGTTCGCGGCCACGCACGAGCTCGATCTCGGCGGCGTCGACGTAACGCCTTACCGCGAGGACCGCCTCATCGCGGTCGTCCCGCTGGGTCACCCGCTCGCGGCACGCGCCAGCCTGACGACGCAGGACCTGCTGTCGGAGAACCTGATCGTGGTCGGCGCGATGCTCGGCGCGATCAAGGCGGCGGCGCGGCGCTTCGGCATCGATTTCGAGCCGAAGTACGGCGTGAAGAGCGCCGGGGTGGCCGTCAGCCTCGTGCAGGCCGGGCTCGGCGTGACCGTCCAGCCGGAGTGCCTGGTGAGTCACGAGCTGTTCAGCCGCGTCGCCGTGATGGAGCTGGCGGAACCGTGGGCCGTACGCCGGATTCATATCGCGACCGCGCGCGGTCGCGAGCAAGGCCCGATTGCGCGCGCGCTGATCCGGCAACTGCTGGACCGGCCGGCCGGCGACGCGCCGGCGGAGTGA
- a CDS encoding CaiB/BaiF CoA transferase family protein produces MLRDLPLSGVVVVELSDSASAPFSGKILAALGAEVWKIERPTGDSARGWGPSEWKGSGAAFHALNRGKRAICIDIKDREQLETLHRLIAEHADVFIHNLRPGSSAEYGLDADSLRVTKPELVYCEIGAFGHLGPMNTLPGYDPLMQAFSGIMSITGEEGQSPVRAGVSIVDFGAGLWAVIGILSALYRRQIKHCGATVNGSLLETAIGWMSVAIANYSADGDTGGRHGSGVAFIVPHRAYSTADGHLIVSAANDALFAKLCAALERPEWALDDRFATNAGRLRNRAEIDRLIGERLSTDNRAGWQARLQAAGIPVAPIQTTAEVVAHAQTHALGIIEKPSDDEIGLVGLPLSFDGKRPPPLHAARDIGADNASLDALLRSGR; encoded by the coding sequence ATGTTGCGTGACCTGCCACTGTCGGGCGTCGTAGTGGTCGAACTGAGCGATAGCGCATCGGCGCCGTTCAGCGGAAAAATCCTCGCGGCGCTCGGCGCCGAAGTCTGGAAAATCGAGCGCCCGACGGGCGACTCGGCGCGCGGCTGGGGGCCGAGCGAATGGAAGGGCAGCGGCGCCGCGTTTCATGCGCTGAATCGCGGCAAACGCGCGATCTGCATCGACATCAAGGATCGCGAGCAACTGGAGACGCTGCACCGGCTGATCGCCGAGCATGCGGACGTGTTCATCCACAACCTGCGGCCGGGCTCGAGCGCGGAATACGGCCTCGACGCCGACAGCCTGCGCGTGACCAAGCCGGAGCTGGTCTACTGCGAGATCGGCGCGTTCGGCCATCTCGGGCCGATGAACACGCTGCCCGGCTACGATCCGCTGATGCAGGCGTTCTCGGGGATCATGAGCATCACCGGCGAGGAAGGGCAGTCGCCGGTTCGCGCCGGCGTATCGATCGTCGATTTCGGCGCGGGGCTGTGGGCCGTGATCGGTATCCTGTCGGCGCTGTATCGCCGCCAGATCAAGCATTGCGGTGCGACCGTCAACGGCTCGCTGCTGGAGACGGCGATCGGCTGGATGTCGGTGGCCATCGCGAATTACAGCGCGGACGGCGACACCGGCGGCCGGCACGGCTCGGGCGTCGCGTTCATCGTCCCGCATCGCGCGTATTCGACGGCCGACGGCCACCTGATCGTCAGCGCCGCGAACGATGCGCTGTTCGCCAAGCTGTGCGCGGCGCTGGAGCGTCCCGAATGGGCACTGGACGACCGGTTCGCGACCAACGCGGGGCGGCTGCGCAATCGCGCGGAGATCGATCGCCTGATCGGCGAGCGGCTGTCGACGGACAATCGCGCGGGGTGGCAGGCACGACTGCAGGCGGCCGGCATTCCCGTCGCGCCGATCCAGACCACGGCGGAGGTGGTCGCGCATGCACAGACGCACGCGCTCGGCATCATCGAGAAACCGTCGGACGACGAGATCGGCCTGGTCGGACTGCCGCTGTCGTTCGACGGCAAGCGCCCGCCGCCGCTGCACGCGGCCCGCGACATCGGCGCCGACAACGCGTCGCTCGACGCGCTCCTCCGTTCGGGCCGCTAG
- a CDS encoding CaiB/BaiF CoA transferase family protein, whose amino-acid sequence MAGPLDGVRILDLTSNFMGPYASLLLADMGADVCKIESRDGDTTRNIGPSRHPGMGPIFLHLNRNKRSIVLDLKHPDGIAALRRMAESADVLLYSMRPHTMAKLGIAYEDVRRLNPRIIYCGAFGFGQNGPYAARPAYDDLIQAAVGMPVLQSRKKGPPTYVATAVADRVVGMATSNAVAMALYRREKTGVGQQVFVPMLETFAHFVLGDHLYGHTFVPPLGDWGYARMMNPDRRPYRTLDGYIGVNVYADHHWHRFFVLSGHPEMAEDPRFNNIGGRTEHIAHLYAFLARVFETRTTAEWIQTLTEADIPVIEMHTPETLLDDPHMKAVDFFAEQDHPSEGRIRTLGVPQQWSESAPALRHPAPRLGEHSVALLAEYGFGPEEIDRMLRSGGVYAPDADSSHQSQ is encoded by the coding sequence ATGGCCGGACCGCTCGATGGCGTACGCATCCTCGACCTGACGTCGAATTTCATGGGCCCCTATGCGTCGCTGCTGCTCGCGGACATGGGCGCCGACGTGTGCAAGATCGAATCGCGCGACGGCGACACGACGCGCAACATCGGCCCGAGCCGCCATCCCGGCATGGGCCCGATCTTCCTGCACCTGAATCGCAACAAGCGCAGCATCGTGCTGGACCTCAAGCATCCGGACGGGATCGCCGCGCTCAGGCGCATGGCGGAATCGGCCGACGTGCTCCTTTACAGCATGCGGCCGCACACGATGGCGAAGCTCGGCATCGCGTACGAGGACGTGCGCCGGCTCAACCCGCGCATCATCTACTGCGGCGCGTTCGGATTCGGGCAGAACGGCCCGTATGCGGCCCGCCCGGCGTACGACGACCTGATTCAGGCCGCGGTCGGCATGCCGGTGCTGCAAAGCCGGAAGAAGGGGCCGCCGACCTACGTCGCGACGGCGGTCGCCGACCGCGTCGTCGGCATGGCGACCAGCAACGCGGTGGCGATGGCGCTCTACCGGCGCGAGAAGACCGGCGTCGGGCAGCAGGTGTTCGTGCCGATGCTCGAGACCTTCGCGCATTTCGTGCTCGGCGATCACCTGTACGGCCACACGTTCGTGCCGCCGCTCGGCGACTGGGGTTATGCGCGGATGATGAACCCGGACCGGCGCCCGTACCGCACGCTCGACGGTTACATCGGCGTGAACGTCTACGCCGACCATCACTGGCACCGCTTCTTCGTGCTGTCGGGCCATCCGGAGATGGCCGAGGATCCGCGCTTCAACAACATCGGCGGACGAACCGAGCACATCGCGCACCTGTACGCGTTCCTTGCGCGCGTATTCGAAACGCGCACCACGGCCGAGTGGATCCAGACGCTGACCGAAGCGGACATCCCCGTGATCGAAATGCATACGCCCGAAACGCTGCTCGACGATCCGCACATGAAGGCGGTCGACTTCTTCGCCGAGCAGGATCATCCGTCCGAAGGCCGGATCAGGACACTGGGCGTTCCGCAGCAATGGAGCGAAAGCGCGCCGGCGCTGCGCCATCCGGCGCCTCGCCTCGGCGAGCATTCGGTGGCGCTGCTGGCCGAGTACGGTTTCGGTCCCGAGGAAATCGACAGGATGCTGCGTTCCGGCGGCGTATATGCGCCGGACGCGGACAGCTCGCACCAATCGCAGTAA
- a CDS encoding Zn-ribbon domain-containing OB-fold protein, whose product MTETHSPNAWPQPYRLLDAQPYWDALAEERLTFQRCTACSEAVWPAHSFCTHCGATSLDWTEASGRGEIYSHSTITRGPTPVWAEIVPYTVGFIRMDEGYYLFAQIDAPPETIRIGQPVEVRFVQRGEQKLPVFVPSET is encoded by the coding sequence ATGACCGAAACGCATTCGCCGAATGCCTGGCCGCAGCCTTACCGGCTGCTCGACGCGCAACCCTACTGGGATGCGCTGGCCGAAGAGAGGCTGACGTTCCAGCGTTGCACGGCGTGCAGCGAAGCCGTGTGGCCGGCTCACTCGTTCTGCACGCATTGCGGTGCGACATCGCTCGACTGGACCGAAGCGTCGGGCCGCGGCGAAATCTATTCGCACAGCACGATCACGCGCGGACCGACGCCGGTGTGGGCCGAGATCGTTCCGTACACGGTCGGCTTCATCCGCATGGACGAAGGCTATTACCTGTTCGCGCAGATCGACGCACCGCCTGAAACGATCCGGATCGGCCAGCCCGTCGAAGTCCGGTTCGTGCAGCGCGGCGAGCAAAAGCTGCCGGTGTTCGTGCCGTCGGAAACCTGA
- a CDS encoding thiolase family protein has translation MTPRPVAAIVGMGDAYASRANRKDPLQLAAEATRNALADAGIGKNQVDAVFTGRSPWADKRSQWSNIFISHMQMPVTLTSELTMHGAGLTSTLAVASQMIAAGRAEYVLCLQSDATELFVDAVAMGAEADADPQFEIPYGPTIPALYAQAAQRYFHEFGITEDDLADVVIANQRWGRHHPHAAKAKFGEIDRAAVMSSPYVATPLRRWMCSTWGGGTGGALVVTSPENARHARDPVYLLGYGSATTHEYLTDRMNLRQCRFDSLGALPNLTTTATAEAARQAYAMSGLSPADIDMAQISVNFAHMGPIVMEDLGFAKKGRGIDLYREGRTGVDGDLPTDTNGGWLSFGQPGISCNMDSLIEAVRQLRGEALGLAPTRRPETVLVQGAGGMLAAGAVLLLSSAT, from the coding sequence ATGACTCCTCGTCCGGTTGCGGCGATCGTCGGCATGGGCGATGCCTATGCGTCGCGCGCGAATCGCAAGGACCCGCTGCAGTTGGCCGCCGAGGCGACGCGCAACGCGCTCGCCGACGCGGGCATCGGCAAGAACCAGGTCGACGCCGTATTCACGGGGCGCTCGCCGTGGGCCGACAAGCGTTCGCAGTGGAGCAACATCTTCATCTCGCACATGCAGATGCCGGTGACGCTCACGAGCGAGCTGACGATGCACGGCGCCGGCCTGACGTCGACGCTCGCGGTCGCATCGCAGATGATCGCGGCCGGCCGCGCGGAATACGTGCTGTGCCTGCAGAGCGACGCGACCGAGCTGTTCGTCGACGCGGTCGCGATGGGCGCGGAAGCCGACGCGGACCCGCAGTTCGAGATTCCGTACGGCCCGACGATTCCGGCGCTCTATGCGCAAGCCGCGCAGCGCTACTTTCACGAGTTCGGCATCACCGAGGACGATCTCGCCGATGTCGTGATCGCGAACCAGCGCTGGGGCCGCCATCATCCGCATGCGGCGAAGGCGAAGTTCGGCGAGATCGATCGCGCGGCGGTGATGTCGTCGCCGTACGTGGCGACGCCGCTGCGTCGCTGGATGTGCTCGACGTGGGGCGGCGGCACCGGCGGGGCGCTGGTCGTGACGTCGCCGGAGAACGCGCGCCACGCACGCGATCCGGTGTACCTGCTCGGCTACGGATCGGCCACGACCCACGAATACCTGACCGACCGGATGAACCTGCGGCAATGCCGGTTCGACAGCCTCGGCGCACTGCCGAACCTGACGACCACGGCGACCGCCGAGGCGGCACGGCAGGCGTATGCGATGTCGGGGCTGTCGCCTGCGGACATCGACATGGCGCAGATCTCGGTGAACTTCGCGCACATGGGGCCGATCGTGATGGAGGACCTGGGCTTCGCGAAGAAGGGGCGCGGCATCGATCTCTATCGCGAAGGCCGTACCGGCGTCGACGGCGACCTGCCGACCGACACCAACGGCGGCTGGCTGTCGTTCGGGCAGCCCGGCATCTCGTGCAACATGGACAGCCTGATCGAAGCCGTCCGACAGTTGCGCGGCGAGGCGCTCGGGCTCGCGCCGACCCGTCGCCCGGAAACCGTGCTGGTGCAGGGCGCGGGCGGGATGCTGGCCGCCGGCGCGGTGCTGCTGCTGTCGTCCGCAACGTGA
- a CDS encoding MaoC/PaaZ C-terminal domain-containing protein, with the protein MSGINNSVNIPLDELEVGHKFRSPGRTVTESDVVMFCMFTGNWIEIHSNKEYAEKTRWGERIVQGMLTFSLISGLLQFGPAIQANYGVDKMRFLNPVKIGDTVYATAEVIAKKDKDDKFGVGTMLIQAYNQRGEVVQRSEWSLLMLRKRADLDALIAEAQPEFKV; encoded by the coding sequence ATGAGCGGCATCAACAACAGCGTCAACATTCCGCTCGACGAGCTCGAAGTCGGCCATAAATTCCGTTCGCCCGGCCGCACCGTGACCGAGAGCGACGTCGTGATGTTCTGCATGTTCACCGGCAACTGGATCGAGATCCACTCGAACAAGGAATACGCGGAGAAAACCCGCTGGGGCGAGCGCATCGTGCAGGGCATGCTGACGTTCTCGCTGATCTCGGGCCTGCTGCAGTTCGGCCCCGCGATCCAGGCGAACTACGGCGTCGACAAGATGCGCTTCCTGAACCCGGTGAAGATCGGCGACACCGTCTACGCGACCGCCGAAGTCATCGCGAAGAAGGACAAGGACGACAAGTTCGGCGTCGGCACGATGCTGATCCAGGCGTACAACCAGCGCGGCGAAGTCGTGCAGCGCAGCGAATGGAGCCTGCTGATGCTGCGCAAGCGCGCCGACCTCGACGCGCTGATCGCCGAAGCGCAGCCCGAGTTCAAGGTCTGA
- a CDS encoding acyl-CoA dehydrogenase family protein, protein MANFLDESQTMWLDTVNKFMDNEITVEYVRKCDMNRDYPYEAYEKIAKQGWLGLLIPEEEGGSGGDIFDYSLMAEGLGKFGFDFACSVLVPTFTAMNITKFGTPEQKKKYVQAFIDGKIRFSVSISEPDAGSDAANTKTRARRDANGDWIVSGQKLWCSGAAAKDTVIAMLVRTSTDDKHKGLSVLLIPNDTPGVVINKLPTLSRHATGTTEIFLDEVRVPADALLGEEGQGWKIITEHLELERCAVAAAYTGNAQQAVTTATRYAHDRIQFDHQLYDFQVIRHLLADCQTKVDAARLLCYRAARMAADHVPCSREVSMAKLYGSETLKECALAGMQILGGYANLPEADMERYLRESIQSTIGGGTSQIQRTIIAKSMRQ, encoded by the coding sequence ATGGCTAACTTTCTCGACGAATCGCAGACCATGTGGCTCGACACCGTGAACAAGTTCATGGACAACGAGATCACGGTCGAATACGTGCGCAAGTGCGACATGAATCGCGACTACCCGTACGAGGCGTATGAAAAAATCGCGAAGCAGGGCTGGCTCGGGCTCCTGATTCCCGAGGAAGAGGGCGGCTCGGGCGGCGACATCTTCGATTATTCGCTGATGGCCGAAGGCCTCGGCAAGTTCGGTTTCGACTTCGCGTGCTCGGTGCTGGTGCCGACGTTCACTGCAATGAACATCACCAAGTTCGGCACGCCGGAGCAGAAGAAAAAGTACGTGCAGGCGTTCATCGACGGCAAGATCCGCTTCTCGGTCTCGATCTCCGAACCCGATGCGGGTTCCGATGCGGCGAACACGAAAACGCGTGCACGCCGCGACGCCAACGGCGACTGGATCGTCAGCGGCCAGAAGCTCTGGTGCAGCGGCGCGGCCGCGAAGGACACCGTGATCGCGATGCTGGTGCGTACCAGCACGGACGACAAGCACAAGGGCCTGTCGGTGCTGCTGATCCCGAACGACACGCCGGGCGTGGTGATCAACAAGCTGCCGACGCTGTCGCGTCACGCGACGGGCACGACCGAAATCTTCCTCGACGAAGTGCGCGTGCCGGCCGATGCGCTGCTGGGCGAAGAGGGGCAGGGCTGGAAGATCATCACCGAACACCTCGAACTCGAGCGTTGCGCGGTGGCGGCGGCTTATACGGGCAATGCCCAACAGGCCGTGACGACGGCAACGCGCTACGCGCACGATCGCATTCAGTTCGACCATCAGCTGTACGACTTCCAGGTGATTCGCCACCTGCTCGCCGACTGCCAGACGAAGGTCGACGCGGCACGCCTGCTCTGCTATCGCGCGGCGCGGATGGCGGCGGATCACGTGCCGTGCAGCCGTGAAGTGTCGATGGCGAAGCTGTACGGCTCGGAAACGCTGAAGGAATGCGCGCTGGCCGGCATGCAGATCCTCGGCGGCTACGCGAACCTGCCGGAAGCCGACATGGAACGTTACCTGCGCGAAAGCATTCAATCGACGATCGGCGGCGGTACGTCGCAGATCCAGCGCACGATCATCGCGAAGTCGATGCGTCAGTAA
- a CDS encoding CaiB/BaiF CoA transferase family protein: protein MGNAKGPLAGIRIVELGGVGPVPFCCMLLSDLGADIIRIDRPPGYDGGQPGDPRFNLLNRGRRSAAFDLKKREATDAVLKLVAQADALVEGFRPGVAEKLGLGPDACLAANPALVYGRMTGWGQDGPLAQAPGHDINYISLSGVLHSIGAAGGPPVIPLNLAGDFGGGSLYLALGVVSALLESRRSGQGQVVDAAMVDGSASLMTLFYGMFASGYWKDERGSNRLDSGAPWYDVYETKDGRWVSVGSNEARFWRNTLALLGLREDDMPDQHDRARWPEIHAKFAAIFRTRTRDEWCALAEGRDVCIAPVMSLTEAPAHPHLRARQTFIERDGIVQPAPAPRFSRTPGAIQSSPARPGEHTDAVLGDWGFTPAELATLHETGAIA, encoded by the coding sequence ATGGGCAATGCAAAAGGACCGCTCGCGGGTATCAGGATCGTGGAACTGGGCGGCGTCGGGCCGGTGCCGTTCTGCTGCATGCTGCTGTCGGATCTAGGCGCGGACATCATCCGCATCGACCGCCCGCCCGGTTACGACGGCGGCCAGCCGGGCGACCCGCGCTTCAACCTGCTGAACCGCGGGCGACGCAGCGCGGCATTCGACCTGAAGAAGCGGGAAGCGACCGACGCGGTCCTGAAACTCGTCGCCCAGGCCGATGCGCTGGTCGAAGGGTTCCGTCCGGGTGTCGCGGAGAAACTGGGTCTCGGGCCGGACGCTTGCCTCGCGGCCAACCCGGCGCTCGTCTACGGCCGCATGACCGGCTGGGGGCAGGACGGCCCGCTCGCGCAAGCGCCGGGCCACGACATCAACTACATCTCGCTGAGCGGCGTGCTGCATTCGATCGGCGCGGCCGGTGGCCCGCCGGTGATCCCGCTCAACCTGGCGGGCGACTTCGGTGGCGGCTCGCTGTATCTCGCGCTCGGTGTGGTGTCCGCGCTGCTCGAGAGCCGGCGCTCGGGGCAGGGCCAGGTCGTGGACGCCGCGATGGTCGACGGTTCGGCGTCGCTGATGACGCTCTTCTACGGCATGTTCGCGAGCGGGTACTGGAAGGACGAGCGCGGCAGCAACCGGCTCGACTCCGGCGCACCCTGGTACGACGTGTACGAGACGAAAGACGGCCGCTGGGTCAGCGTCGGATCGAACGAGGCGCGCTTCTGGCGCAATACGCTGGCGTTGCTCGGCCTGCGTGAAGACGACATGCCGGATCAGCACGACCGCGCGCGATGGCCCGAGATCCACGCGAAGTTCGCCGCGATATTTCGCACGCGCACGCGCGACGAATGGTGCGCGCTCGCCGAAGGCCGCGACGTCTGCATCGCGCCGGTGATGTCGCTGACGGAAGCGCCGGCCCATCCGCACCTGCGCGCACGGCAGACGTTCATCGAACGCGACGGCATCGTGCAGCCCGCGCCGGCGCCGCGCTTCAGCCGCACACCCGGCGCGATCCAGTCGTCGCCGGCGCGGCCCGGCGAACACACCGACGCCGTGCTCGGCGACTGGGGATTCACGCCCGCGGAACTCGCGACGCTGCACGAGACCGGCGCGATCGCGTGA